In Cydia pomonella isolate Wapato2018A chromosome 1, ilCydPomo1, whole genome shotgun sequence, one genomic interval encodes:
- the LOC133515498 gene encoding secernin-3, with translation MAPPQSCDTFVVLPPHTSDNQVIFGKNSDRPRHEVQEVVYFAGGIRQGPLKCTYIKIEESCKPLNAVILSKPGWMWGAEMGANNKNVVIGNEAVWTKNDKGLGNAQEKRLLGMDLVRLGLERGNTAKEAIDVVTSLLEKYGQGGPCSEHDDNLFYHNSFLIADPTEAWVLETSGNLWAAEKVLSYRNISNGLTITTKIDKMSDGLKEKAKELGLWDGQGEFNFMKIFSSGGDLHRQLDGEALLRNGCKDSQFTINDMFYVLRHKKSRICRGCDDGFPTQGSQVSILTENGMSVHWFTATPDPSVSLFKPFVFTPNCKTSCYTESLQEPKHESRLYKLHADHIIRGTKSQELIRQLQILEAESIQRVESTLRHYDAGENLNIDNLMEDYVMKEVKLYIVDTENE, from the exons ATGGCGCCTCCTCAATCATGTGACACCTTTGTTGTGCTCCCGCCTCATACAAGTGATAATCAAGTGATATTTGGCAAAAATTCCGACCGACCTCGTCATGAGGTGCAGGAAGTCGTGTACTTCGCGGGAGGGATCAGACAGGGACCTTTAAAG TGCACATACATTAAAATTGAGGAGAGTTGTAAGCCACTGAATGCGGTCATACTGAGCAAGCCAGGATGGATGTGGGGAGCGGAGATGGGAGCTAACAACAAGAATGTGGTCATTGGCAATGAAGCAGTGTGGACTAAAAATGACAAGGGCCTTGGAAATGCTCAGGAAAAACGCTTGCTGGGAATGGATCTTGTTCG CTTGGGCTTAGAACGAGGTAATACAGCAAAAGAGGCAATTGACGTTGTAACATCTCTTCTTGAAAAGTATGGACAAGGCGGACCCTGCAGTGAACATGATGACAATCTCTTTTACCATAACTCATTCCTTATTGCGGACCCCACTGAAGCATGGGTGCTAGAGACAAGCGGCAATCTGTGGGCTGCAGAGAAAGTATTGTCTTACAGGAACATTTCTAATGGGCTAACTATTACTACAAAGATTGACAAAATGTCTGATGGATTAAAAGAGAAAGCGAAGGAGCTAGGACTTTGGGATGGACAG GGTGAGTTTAACTTCATGAAAATTTTTTCATCTGGCGGAGATCTCCACCGCCAACTCGATGGGGAAGCACTTCTCAGAAATGGCTGTAAGGATTCTCAATTCACCATAAATGACATGTTTTATGTTTTGCGGCACAAGAAAAGCCGAATATGCCGAGGATGTGATGATGGCTTTCCCACTCAAGGAAGTCAG gTATCTATTTTAACGGAGAACGGAATGAGTGTCCATTGGTTCACGGCTACACCAGACCCTAGCGTTTCTCTTTTCAAACCCTTTGTCTTCACTCCGAATTGCAAAACTTCGTGCTACACGGAGAGTCTCCAAGAA CCTAAACACGAAAGTCGTTTATACAAGCTACATGCAGATCATATAATTCGAGGCACCAAAAGCCAAGAACTGATCAGACAGTTACAAATACTGGAAGCAGAGAGTATCCAGAGAGTGGAATCAACCCTGCGTCACTATGATGCTGGAGAAAATTTGAACATAGACAATCTGATGGAAGACTATGTTATGAAGGAAGTTAAACTTTACATCGTTGACACCGAAAACGAATAG